Proteins found in one Paraburkholderia caballeronis genomic segment:
- the waaC gene encoding lipopolysaccharide heptosyltransferase I, whose amino-acid sequence MKRILVIKVTSLGDVVEALPVVADIRRAFPGVSVDWAVDESFADVVRWNAGVDRVLCAPLRRFKRARGGGDLLEIVRAIRDLRAERYDAVIDIHGVYKSAIIARLARARRRFGYRADDLGERGAAFAYNGRFGPRPDCDAWHGMRVSAGEALGYAVDTPPDFGLRVPRDGEPALPPPDGPVALLFHATSKDEKKWPVEHWGALGRELTARGLRIELPWGSDAERATAADIAALVPDAAVLPRLSVRQLARRIEDASLVVGADTGFVHLAHALMKPTVMVFVATSPFHCGVAAPGRSISVGDGVCVPSVAQVLDAVERVRDGRRDETSTQPGNVVPLFITAA is encoded by the coding sequence ATGAAACGAATCCTGGTGATCAAGGTCACGTCGCTGGGCGACGTCGTCGAGGCGTTGCCCGTGGTCGCCGACATTCGCCGCGCGTTTCCCGGCGTCAGCGTCGATTGGGCGGTCGACGAGTCGTTTGCCGACGTCGTGCGCTGGAACGCGGGTGTCGACCGCGTGCTGTGCGCGCCGCTGCGGCGCTTCAAGCGCGCGCGCGGCGGCGGCGACCTGCTGGAGATCGTCCGCGCGATCCGCGACCTGCGCGCGGAGCGTTACGACGCGGTCATCGACATCCATGGCGTGTACAAGAGCGCGATCATCGCGCGGCTCGCGCGCGCGCGGCGGCGCTTCGGCTACCGCGCGGACGATCTCGGCGAGCGCGGCGCGGCGTTCGCGTACAACGGCCGCTTCGGCCCGCGTCCGGACTGCGACGCGTGGCACGGGATGCGCGTGAGCGCGGGCGAGGCGCTCGGTTATGCCGTCGATACGCCGCCCGACTTCGGCCTGCGCGTGCCGCGCGACGGCGAGCCGGCGCTGCCGCCGCCCGACGGCCCAGTTGCGCTGCTGTTCCATGCGACGTCGAAGGACGAGAAGAAGTGGCCGGTCGAGCACTGGGGCGCGCTCGGCCGCGAACTGACCGCGCGCGGGCTGCGCATCGAGCTGCCGTGGGGCTCCGATGCCGAGCGCGCGACCGCGGCGGACATCGCGGCGCTCGTGCCGGACGCCGCCGTGTTGCCGCGCCTGAGCGTCAGGCAGCTTGCGCGGCGGATCGAGGACGCGTCGCTGGTCGTCGGCGCGGACACCGGCTTCGTGCATCTCGCGCATGCGCTGATGAAACCGACCGTGATGGTGTTCGTTGCGACATCCCCGTTTCACTGCGGCGTCGCCGCGCCCGGGCGCTCGATCTCCGTCGGCGACGGCGTTTGCGTGCCGTCGGTCGCACAGGTGCTCGATGCGGTCGAACGCGTGCGCGACGGCCGCCGCGACGAAACCTCGACCCAGCCCGGCAACGTCGTTCCGCTGTTCATCACGGCCGCATGA